GGAGGATTTCTTATACAAATTGTTGTTATATACTTTATAAAGTCAATGCATTGTTAATGTAATGAATGATCTATCTCTTATCACAGTCCAGGGGGTTTGAAAAATGGAGCCAAACCAAAAATCCCTTCCACATCAACAGGCACCTGAAGAGCAGTTTTAAGGACCTCTGGTGTAGTGGTCTTCCCTTTCCAAGTGTTGAACCATGGCCCTCCTCCTACTTCTAGAGCTGCCATGTCACTTTTGACATCCAAGATTAGCTGCATATTGAAAAGATTGCAATTGTTAGTATATTGAGTTCAATGAAAATTTATTGAAAGCAACTTCAGAAGCCAAAATTAGCATCCAGGCTAAGGAACAAAAGCTTTGGATGGAACACGATAAATAGCATGTTTGGAATATATCCAATGGGGATTTGCCTAAAGACAATATACCCCCCTGCCAACAGCAGGCAAAAGTTAAAACCAAGAACAATATTAAAACTAACAAAGGCACTTCAGGAAAGGCAGCATGAAATATTGGTAAGGTTAAGATGTGTAAAAGTTCTGACATTATACTCAAATATGATATATCTTATTCCACTATTAGAAAAGCCAAAGATGTGAAAGTAATCATTGCTCAGTAAGAACTGAAGTAGATAGTTTGTCCTAAACCTAAAGCGATGATTTGCAATCTTAGATTACACTTGGCGTCAAAAAGGTATGAATAACAAACCTTCCCCTTAGTGCCACCATATTTTTTTTCCCAGATCTGCAATCTTAGATTACCAAAACAAGTGTCTTTACATGCAGGAGCAAGACCAGCCTCTATTGTTGGAGCACGCAATGTTGTACCTGGATCATTTGTTGTTGCCTCTAACTCAACCTGCTCAGAAGTAGGAACCAATTAGAGTTCATTAAAACACTATTAAACAGTACAGAAGCTTTACAATCATTCCGACTACCTAGCATAatcttttttgttgttgttgtcttAATAATATACCAGTTCCACATGTCATAGATATTATATTtgcaaagttaaaattttattgtttaaaactGAAGTACACTAGCACAATGAAGAGAAGGAAACATCAGCAACAGACATAAAATTACCATATGTGTCTCGTTCTCCGCGGCGATGCACCAGTAACCCCACGGAGCAATTTCCCAAGATAGAACACCGTTCCAGGGCACAAATTCATAGAAAATCCCATCATAATGCACTCCAATCTGCAGAAGCAGTAAAAGGATCATTTATGGGTCAAGCTATAGAATCTACTAGTCTGAAACAGAAAATGTTTTTTTCTGAATAGAAGGCATATGAGACATGCCAATATCCAGTTCAATTCTTAAAACTTCTAAGGATGCCACCATATACGACTAGTAAAGCATGAAAAGAAAGATGTGGTTTTACTAGTTCTcttgaaacatgaaaatataacAACAATAACAACACTTTAGAATCAGTTTTCTAGACATTGGAAATAACAGCAGACCCACAGAAACTCATATTGGCAATAAAGAAAGGGCACATCCTAAAAGTACACATCCAAGATTCTTCTTTGcataaaaattgagaaacagattTCACGGAAAGGAAAtggaccaaaatggaaaaatcGACAGGAGAATTATGAAAAAAGAAACCCTTGTGAacacatttcctcctttctttccatTCTGTAGTTGATATATTATTTTCATGCTAAAAGCAATCATCAACCAAAACAAGAGAATCAAGGCAAACATAAGATTTGATAAAACTGAAGTACCAATGCAGCATTTTCAAAGGTCTCAGTCAAGCCAGGCAGTTGCCTCAATCCACCACCAGCAGTCAATGCAACTTCTCCGCTTGCACCTTCAAAGACATTGCATTGAGCCTGCAATAATATACGATTGCCATGATTAATACGAAAATGACTAAGCTTGATCCAATGGAAAACCTAATGCATCCAAAAATTTCTTGGGAGATAACATGATCAATAGTTAGATAAGCATTCAGGGAGATGTGAAGGAATGACGATTTACCCAAAACCATTTTCTAGGGAAGGCTCCACCCCAATTCTTTTCCGAGTATGAAGGAGCATCTTGAAACTCAAACCTTTCACCATCCCACTCTATCCAACCTGCAACCAAAAGTCATAACTGAGATAATATTCTCAATCGAAAACATGGATTTCTTAAGAAATCAAATCTTCAGCCAAGGCGATAGGAACTGATGGTGAACAACATGGCACACTAAGATGAGATGCAGACTGTAGACTAATGAACAATTGGAGGAAATAAATTCAAAGTGTAATTGACAATAGGAAGGAGACAAGCAAGTGCCTGTTGAAAGTCCACCAGCCATGCAAATTTGCCAATGGGGTTCGAATATGGGAAAAGCTGCAAGCCAGCCAGCTGTTGACTTCTGCTTGGACCCAACATCACCCCATCCATAGGTGGGGCGAGTACTGTACTCCCAACGTGCAGCTTTAACAGTTCTTGCATAAGATGTCCTGCAATTAAAACCTAAACCAAGTAAACAGGATTACCGAAATAACTGATAGCGACTGAGAAGTTTTGCTCAATTCTAATTTTGAGAACCTAAAAAGTAACAAATCACAACATAGACTTTTGAATGAAAATAGGAAATGGAACTTGATAGAAGAACCACTTCTTTTCTGATGGCATGTTTGTTAAGCCAACGGTTATACAAGGGAGATCACTATGCAGAAGGAATGCTTCAAAAAGGGGGCATaggaaaatcatcaaaatagCAATTTTTTTAATCTTCTCGTAAAGGAACAACACTATTAATTCTTCTGGGATATcaataaaaggaaattttgtTTCTTCACACCATGACACATAAGTCTAGTGCACATTCAATGCTAATTAAATGCTTTACTTTTCTGTAGAAAGGAGCAAAAATGACCATAGAATAAAACAAAGTAAGGGTTTATTACatatgtttatattaaaatcatgCTTATGGATTCAATAAGAGGAGGCACCTGCCATCGTCACGAATAAAGCCTTGATGCCAAAGTGGGCTAACTTGAAAGCCCTCCAAAACTTTTCTATTGAATTCCTACAAGGAACAGCCATAGATAATATGTAAAGTTAAAAAAGGATCAAAACATAAACTATCACATGGAAACCATATTAAGGCTTGCTTTGCAGGCATTTTCCTTCAAAGAGTAGAATTCCAAAACTGTTTATTAACCTCAGGAGGGACCTCCTTACTTGGAGGTCGTGAGTTTTTGTTGGCTAAAAAAGTATTCCCCAATATCAGCTCATGCCTGCCTATGcattaaaaagttataaattaggCATAGAACATCACTCATTTATGCATTTCATCACTGCACTATTAAGGTATAAACTTGAGAAACACCAAAAGACATATGATGATAATAGTAAACTAGCTATAGCTAATAACTAAATAGATACAACTGCACTCAGTAATAAACATGATGCTTGGAGAACCAAAGACTTTCTAACGAGaggccaaaataaaataaatttgaatggcCCAAAATTAGAAGTTTAAAACAACTGAAAAGGATCTTTGAAAACTGAGACAAACCAGATATCAGTAAGGTTTTGAATTGCTAAAGTCTAACAAGACCAAAAGATTAAGTGACGATGGTGcataaaaatgaatgaaacatCATAATGCAATAAAATGCAGAGGGTGAAGTgaattaaaatcaagttaaattAATGTATCAACATTTGATTAGAAAGTTCAGGTTAAATGCCTGAGAACATATTCATATAGATTAACTTTCTATCTTGCTAGATATCCAAGAACAATTATAGGAGATAGCTTCCCACCATAAATGCTAGCTTCCTCAAAAGgtaatatgataaaattttctaCGATGAAGTCAACAAGTAGTTAATCGAGCAGCAACTATACAAAATAAGTGTCTTTTACACCCAGTAGATTGTAGTTTCATTACTACATAATCAATCAGGTGCAATGGGCGGCTGTAATAAGACCAGTCCTTAGATTAAAATCTGATGAAACCAATAAAGTAGAAAACTTACTTCCCCAAAAGTTCTGAGATTCATCACTGTATTGGCATATATACTCGTCATAAGCACCAAGGATTTGTGCCCCAACTCCTGTAAATCTAGGTCCGTGCTGCAGTGTTTCCAAT
The genomic region above belongs to Gossypium hirsutum isolate 1008001.06 chromosome D05, Gossypium_hirsutum_v2.1, whole genome shotgun sequence and contains:
- the LOC107906956 gene encoding tocopherol cyclase, chloroplastic isoform X2, whose product is MFPRRLIETLELLTAVVYRYHFDGTTRQFFEGWYFKVSIPERKQSFCFMYSVENPVFRRKLTQLETLQHGPRFTGVGAQILGAYDEYICQYSDESQNFWGSRHELILGNTFLANKNSRPPSKEVPPEEFNRKVLEGFQVSPLWHQGFIRDDGRTSYARTVKAARWEYSTRPTYGWGDVGSKQKSTAGWLAAFPIFEPHWQICMAGGLSTGWIEWDGERFEFQDAPSYSEKNWGGAFPRKWFWAQCNVFEGASGEVALTAGGGLRQLPGLTETFENAALIGVHYDGIFYEFVPWNGVLSWEIAPWGYWCIAAENETHMVELEATTNDPGTTLRAPTIEAGLAPACKDTCFGNLRLQIWEKKYGGTKGKLILDVKSDMAALEVGGGPWFNTWKGKTTTPEVLKTALQVPVDVEGIFGLAPFFKPPGL
- the LOC107906956 gene encoding tocopherol cyclase, chloroplastic isoform X1 codes for the protein MELNTYSINELRHFSSCYIGLRSLNSKTAVKLSQSSNFNGLFPRRLRPLRLGFRSNSPIIACSSIAETDTETSSTASDRPVPVNPVYVPTPANRDTRTPHSGYHFDGTTRQFFEGWYFKVSIPERKQSFCFMYSVENPVFRRKLTQLETLQHGPRFTGVGAQILGAYDEYICQYSDESQNFWGSRHELILGNTFLANKNSRPPSKEVPPEEFNRKVLEGFQVSPLWHQGFIRDDGRTSYARTVKAARWEYSTRPTYGWGDVGSKQKSTAGWLAAFPIFEPHWQICMAGGLSTGWIEWDGERFEFQDAPSYSEKNWGGAFPRKWFWAQCNVFEGASGEVALTAGGGLRQLPGLTETFENAALIGVHYDGIFYEFVPWNGVLSWEIAPWGYWCIAAENETHMVELEATTNDPGTTLRAPTIEAGLAPACKDTCFGNLRLQIWEKKYGGTKGKLILDVKSDMAALEVGGGPWFNTWKGKTTTPEVLKTALQVPVDVEGIFGLAPFFKPPGL
- the LOC107906956 gene encoding tocopherol cyclase, chloroplastic (The RefSeq protein has 3 substitutions compared to this genomic sequence), which translates into the protein MEPNTYSINELRHFSSCYIGLRSLNSKTAVKLSQSSNFNGLFPRRLRPLRLGFRSNSPIIACSSIAETDTETSSTASDRPVPVNPVYVPTPANRDTRTPHSGYHFDGTTRQFFEGWYFKVSIPERKQSFCFMYSVENPVFRRKLTQLETLQHGPRFTGVGAQILGAYDKYICQYSDESQNFWGSRHELILGNTFLANKNSRPPSKEVPPEEFNRKVLEGFQVSPLWHQGFIRDDGRTSYARTVKTARWEYSTRPTYGWGDVGSKQKSTAGWLAAFPIFEPHWQICMAGGLSTGWIEWDGERFEFQDAPSYSEKNWGGAFPRKWFWAQCNVFEGASGEVALTAGGGLRQLPGLTETFENAALIGVHYDGIFYEFVPWNGVLSWEIAPWGYWCIAAENETHMVELEATTNDPGTTLRAPTIEAGLAPACKDTCFGNLRLQIWEKKYGGTKGKVCYSYLFDAKCNLRLQIIALGLGQTIYFSSY